A window of the Radiobacillus deserti genome harbors these coding sequences:
- a CDS encoding carbohydrate ABC transporter permease, producing MNKVMSNKLMIALYTLPALILIGILIYIPLGLTGYYGLMKWDGIGAMEFIGLENYITALQDTKFWESAYHSFLLAIFSALSLIIYLIISLILASKIKGADLLRKIYLIPMLLSSVAIAQLWIKVYNPANGILNSILGFFGVDNPPVWLGDPKVVLFAIFVPILWQYAGFYILIYYAALKNIPDSLVEAAKIDGASAFQIAYKIKAPLIMGVIKVTIVLAIVGSLKYFDLIYVMTGGGPSGASEVMASYMYKLAFATYDFGYGSAIGFLLLIITLIVTVFIRKLTASDEEVQY from the coding sequence ATGAATAAAGTGATGTCCAACAAACTGATGATCGCACTTTACACCTTGCCTGCACTTATTCTTATCGGCATTTTAATTTATATTCCGCTAGGGCTCACTGGTTACTATGGGCTCATGAAGTGGGACGGAATAGGCGCAATGGAATTCATAGGCTTGGAGAATTATATCACAGCTCTTCAAGACACCAAGTTCTGGGAAAGTGCTTATCATTCCTTTTTATTAGCAATATTTTCAGCATTAAGTTTAATTATTTATTTGATTATTTCTCTTATTCTTGCATCCAAAATTAAAGGTGCAGATTTACTTCGTAAGATTTACTTGATTCCAATGCTTCTTTCTTCTGTCGCAATCGCACAGCTTTGGATTAAAGTTTATAACCCTGCAAATGGTATTTTGAACAGTATTCTTGGCTTTTTTGGAGTAGATAACCCACCTGTATGGTTAGGGGATCCAAAAGTCGTTCTTTTCGCTATTTTTGTTCCGATTCTATGGCAATATGCTGGATTTTACATTTTGATTTACTACGCTGCGTTAAAAAATATACCGGATTCTTTAGTGGAAGCAGCTAAAATTGACGGAGCTTCTGCTTTCCAAATCGCATACAAAATTAAAGCACCTCTTATCATGGGGGTTATCAAAGTAACCATCGTTTTAGCGATTGTTGGGTCTTTGAAATACTTCGATTTAATTTACGTAATGACTGGTGGGGGACCGAGTGGTGCCAGTGAGGTAATGGCTTCTTATATGTATAAATTAGCATTTGCAACGTATGACTTTGGCTACGGTAGTGCTATCGGATTTTTGCTTTTAATCATCACGTTGATTGTTACGGTATTCATTCGTAAATTAACTGCATCAGACGAAGAAGTTCAGTACTAG
- the xylB gene encoding xylulokinase has translation MKYVIGVDLGTSAVKILLVDQLGSVVQEVSKSYSLIQEKTGYSEQAPQDWVDQTVAGLSDLVQSFNGNVVDIEGISFSGQMHGLVLLDEHQEPLRHAILWNDTRTTEQCKQIYEAVGEERLLDITKNPALEGFTLPKILWVKQNEPHIYEKAASFVLPKDYVRLKLTGALHMEYSDAAGTLMLDVANKAWSSEVCEQLDIDVDLCPPLVASHAEVGTLTPEMAKATGLSVDTKVFAGGADNACGAIGSGILEEGKSLCSIGTSGVVLSYEENNDKDFGGKVHYFNHGEESAYYTMGVTLSAGYSLTWFKEVFAKEESFDELVADVHTVSPGSDGLLFTPYLVGERTPHADANIRASFIGMDSSHERKHFVRAVLEGITFSLHESIEIFRESGKTIDSIISIGGGAKNEDWLQMQADIFNAEVVKLTSEQGPGMGAAMLAAYGCGWFESLQDCSKAFVKQAKTYQPNPDRVERYQALFDVYKQVYAQTQAMNEQLVPFRK, from the coding sequence ATGAAATACGTAATTGGAGTAGACTTAGGAACAAGTGCGGTTAAAATTCTCTTGGTTGATCAATTAGGTTCAGTTGTGCAAGAGGTTTCCAAGTCATACTCGCTCATTCAAGAAAAGACAGGGTATAGTGAACAGGCCCCCCAGGACTGGGTCGATCAGACAGTTGCAGGACTGTCTGATCTGGTTCAATCCTTTAATGGAAATGTAGTTGATATTGAAGGAATTAGTTTCTCCGGACAAATGCATGGACTCGTCTTACTGGATGAACATCAGGAACCACTTCGCCATGCTATTTTATGGAATGATACGAGAACGACAGAGCAATGTAAACAAATTTATGAAGCGGTTGGAGAAGAGCGATTGCTCGACATTACAAAAAACCCAGCGCTTGAAGGGTTTACTTTGCCAAAAATCTTGTGGGTGAAGCAAAATGAGCCTCATATTTATGAGAAAGCAGCTTCGTTTGTTTTACCAAAAGATTATGTACGCTTAAAGCTTACCGGTGCATTGCACATGGAATATTCAGATGCAGCAGGTACATTGATGTTAGATGTTGCAAACAAAGCATGGAGTTCAGAAGTATGTGAACAACTTGATATTGATGTTGACCTTTGTCCACCACTAGTTGCCTCTCATGCAGAAGTGGGTACACTAACTCCTGAGATGGCAAAAGCAACTGGATTATCAGTCGACACAAAAGTGTTTGCTGGTGGTGCGGATAATGCATGTGGTGCGATTGGTTCCGGTATTTTAGAAGAAGGAAAATCTTTATGTAGTATTGGTACTTCTGGTGTTGTTCTTTCCTATGAAGAAAACAATGATAAGGATTTCGGAGGAAAAGTTCATTATTTTAACCATGGAGAAGAAAGTGCCTATTATACGATGGGAGTAACCCTTTCCGCTGGGTACAGCTTAACTTGGTTTAAAGAAGTATTTGCAAAAGAAGAGTCCTTTGATGAACTAGTCGCAGATGTTCATACCGTTTCTCCTGGTTCGGATGGGTTACTGTTTACTCCCTATTTAGTTGGAGAAAGAACCCCGCATGCAGATGCTAACATTCGAGCTAGCTTTATTGGTATGGATAGTTCGCATGAACGAAAGCACTTCGTACGCGCTGTACTCGAAGGAATAACCTTTTCACTGCATGAGTCGATTGAGATATTCCGGGAAAGTGGCAAAACCATTGATTCTATTATTTCAATCGGTGGAGGAGCAAAAAATGAAGATTGGTTACAAATGCAAGCAGATATTTTCAATGCGGAGGTTGTAAAGTTAACGAGTGAGCAAGGACCAGGAATGGGTGCGGCGATGTTAGCGGCTTATGGATGCGGCTGGTTTGAATCTCTGCAGGATTGCTCAAAAGCGTTTGTAAAACAAGCAAAAACGTATCAACCAAATCCAGATCGCGTTGAACGTTATCAAGCTCTGTTTGATGTGTATAAACAAGTGTATGCACAAACGCAAGCGATGAACGAACAATTAGTTCCATTTAGAAAGTAG
- a CDS encoding DUF4083 domain-containing protein, producing MEDFNLVSLIYLGIIIVLIGLTAVSFTYFIRRILVNSSEKNNQLSEMGKKLDQIIDLLEKDSDSR from the coding sequence ATGGAAGATTTTAATTTAGTTTCCCTTATTTATTTAGGGATCATTATCGTTCTAATAGGCTTAACCGCAGTTTCCTTTACTTACTTTATCCGCAGAATACTAGTTAACTCTTCAGAGAAAAATAATCAACTAAGCGAGATGGGAAAGAAACTTGATCAGATTATTGATTTACTCGAAAAGGACTCAGATTCTAGATGA
- a CDS encoding LMxysn_1693 family intestinal colonization protein → MEQKLNIGGYKEMPNFKKVFFSLLSVCMVLGLSFTVGNPVSASKLTPPNNEENIIQPQCATCNHYEGYIKSQTLISKKYLGKVTKSSGYAINAKFTVYGVTFGGSRTYSESRVFREYSVKRKYVMHFDVYNGAGYKIDSFDTTRYITTKEYERSI, encoded by the coding sequence ATGGAACAAAAACTAAATATTGGAGGTTATAAAGAAATGCCGAATTTTAAAAAAGTTTTTTTTAGTTTACTTTCTGTATGTATGGTTCTTGGACTCAGTTTTACCGTAGGAAATCCCGTATCAGCATCGAAATTAACTCCCCCGAATAATGAAGAAAACATTATCCAACCTCAATGTGCTACTTGCAATCACTACGAAGGGTATATAAAATCTCAAACACTTATAAGCAAAAAATATTTAGGTAAAGTAACCAAAAGTTCTGGATATGCAATAAATGCCAAGTTTACTGTTTACGGTGTGACTTTTGGTGGAAGCAGAACTTACTCAGAAAGTCGTGTTTTCAGAGAATATAGTGTGAAAAGAAAGTATGTTATGCATTTTGATGTTTACAATGGAGCAGGGTACAAAATTGATTCATTTGATACAACGAGATATATAACAACAAAAGAATATGAGAGATCAATCTGA
- a CDS encoding glycoside hydrolase family 43 protein produces the protein MATIQNPILTGFNPDPSICRAGEDYYIAVSTFEWFPGVGIYHSKDLKNWRLVSRPLNRLSQLNMMGNPDSGGIWAPALSYSDGKFWLIYTDVKVTDGRWKDCHNYLVTCDTIDGEWSEPIHMNSSGFDPSLFHDDDGKKYFVNMVWDHRITNHSFYGIVLQEYSVEQEKLVGEKKVIFKGTDVMLTEAPHLYKLNGYYYLLTAEGGTKYDHQSTIARSKDLWGSYEVHPENPLITSMPYPRNPLQKAGHSSIVQTHTDEWFLVHLTGRPLPRDGQPLLDPRGFCPLGRETAIQRLEWRNDWPYVVGGNQPSVEVEGPAIEEVVWEEDYPEKDDFDSATLNLNFQTLRIPLGEDTVSLKDNPGHLRLYGKESLTSKFTQAYVARRWQHFNFTAETRVAFKPETFQQSAGLVNYYNTQNWTSLQVSWHEEKGRILELMTCDNFTFDQPLVGNEIVVPDEVEYVYLRVEVKTNTYQYSYSFDGDKWETIPVVFESYKLSDDYIQGGGFFTGAFVGMQCQDTSGEHKHADFDYFVYKPRNA, from the coding sequence ATGGCAACGATTCAAAATCCAATTTTAACGGGGTTCAACCCAGATCCGAGTATTTGTAGAGCAGGAGAAGATTATTACATTGCGGTATCCACGTTTGAATGGTTTCCAGGTGTAGGGATTTATCATTCAAAGGACTTAAAAAACTGGCGTCTTGTTTCTCGACCACTTAATCGATTAAGCCAATTAAATATGATGGGAAATCCCGATTCGGGTGGAATTTGGGCGCCTGCGCTTTCCTATAGCGATGGGAAGTTTTGGCTGATCTATACAGATGTAAAAGTAACCGATGGTCGCTGGAAGGATTGCCATAACTATCTCGTTACTTGTGACACGATTGATGGAGAGTGGTCCGAGCCTATCCATATGAATAGCTCAGGATTTGACCCATCCTTATTCCATGACGATGATGGCAAGAAGTACTTTGTCAATATGGTTTGGGATCACCGTATAACAAATCACAGTTTCTATGGCATTGTCCTGCAAGAGTATAGTGTAGAGCAAGAAAAATTAGTAGGGGAAAAGAAAGTCATTTTTAAAGGAACAGATGTCATGCTAACAGAAGCACCACACCTTTATAAACTGAATGGCTACTATTATCTACTAACAGCTGAAGGTGGTACGAAATATGATCACCAATCAACGATTGCTCGTTCCAAAGATTTATGGGGATCATATGAAGTACATCCAGAAAATCCGTTAATCACATCCATGCCATATCCGAGAAATCCTTTACAAAAGGCGGGGCACTCTTCCATCGTACAAACTCATACAGATGAGTGGTTCCTCGTTCATTTAACAGGTCGTCCATTACCGAGAGACGGGCAACCATTGTTAGATCCAAGAGGATTCTGTCCATTAGGCCGGGAAACAGCAATCCAACGATTAGAGTGGAGAAATGACTGGCCGTATGTAGTGGGTGGAAATCAACCATCTGTAGAAGTGGAAGGACCAGCTATTGAGGAAGTTGTATGGGAAGAGGATTATCCAGAGAAAGATGATTTTGATTCAGCAACCTTAAACCTAAACTTCCAGACGTTAAGAATTCCGCTTGGGGAAGATACAGTGTCCTTAAAAGATAACCCTGGCCACTTACGTTTATATGGAAAAGAATCGCTTACTTCGAAGTTTACCCAAGCATATGTAGCTCGTCGTTGGCAACATTTTAACTTTACGGCGGAAACGAGAGTAGCTTTTAAACCTGAAACCTTCCAGCAATCTGCCGGGCTAGTTAATTACTACAACACGCAAAACTGGACATCTCTTCAAGTCTCTTGGCATGAAGAAAAAGGACGCATTTTGGAACTGATGACTTGTGACAACTTTACGTTCGATCAACCATTAGTCGGGAATGAAATTGTCGTTCCGGATGAAGTGGAGTATGTGTACTTACGTGTAGAAGTAAAAACAAATACGTACCAATATTCTTATTCCTTCGATGGAGATAAATGGGAGACGATCCCAGTCGTGTTTGAATCCTACAAACTTTCCGATGACTATATTCAAGGTGGAGGATTCTTTACAGGTGCATTCGTAGGAATGCAATGTCAGGATACATCCGGAGAGCACAAGCACGCTGATTTTGACTATTTCGTGTACAAACCAAGGAATGCATAA
- a CDS encoding carbohydrate ABC transporter permease produces MNKLGYSILYVCLGLVAVFQIFPLIWLVIFSLKDSREIFASPPLSLPEELKWENYVKVWQGDIAVYFFNSVWYTLVAIILTVILASMATFAITRMKWKLSSFVLGLFMVGLMIPIHSSLIPLFKMFLTVDLIDNPLSIIITYTAYNLPITMMILLGFYYTLPKEIEEAAIIDGCSINRLFFRIILPMTVPVMSTTVIINMIYNWNEFVFVNTFISSDKYKTLTVGIQNFIGQYMTDWGAIGATLVISILPILIAFLFFSNKIVEGISASAVKG; encoded by the coding sequence ATGAATAAATTAGGTTACTCGATTTTATATGTATGTCTCGGACTCGTTGCGGTATTTCAAATATTCCCTCTTATATGGCTCGTAATCTTCTCTTTAAAGGATAGCCGTGAGATTTTTGCTTCTCCACCGCTTTCCTTACCAGAGGAATTAAAGTGGGAAAACTACGTGAAAGTATGGCAAGGCGATATCGCAGTCTATTTCTTTAATAGTGTATGGTACACACTAGTTGCCATTATTTTGACTGTCATCCTTGCAAGCATGGCTACATTCGCAATCACACGAATGAAGTGGAAATTAAGTTCGTTTGTATTAGGCTTGTTCATGGTAGGACTTATGATTCCGATACACTCTTCTTTAATTCCATTATTTAAAATGTTTTTAACGGTTGATTTAATTGACAATCCATTATCGATTATTATCACGTACACAGCCTATAATTTGCCGATTACGATGATGATATTGCTCGGATTCTATTACACATTACCGAAAGAGATAGAAGAAGCTGCGATTATTGATGGCTGTTCTATTAACCGGCTATTCTTCCGAATTATTTTACCAATGACAGTTCCGGTCATGTCCACCACTGTTATTATTAACATGATTTATAACTGGAACGAATTTGTATTTGTTAATACGTTTATCAGCTCAGATAAATACAAAACGTTGACGGTTGGTATCCAAAACTTCATCGGTCAGTATATGACAGATTGGGGTGCGATTGGGGCAACACTAGTAATTAGTATTCTACCTATTTTAATTGCATTTTTATTCTTCAGTAACAAAATTGTCGAAGGTATTTCTGCGAGCGCTGTTAAGGGATAA
- a CDS encoding extracellular solute-binding protein: MLKKKTVALWFSMLAAVLLVLAGCSNGDEEGASGDNGGDSGDKKTIEFMHLWPEGSSKDHFEIVNKIVDQYESDNPDVKVELEILGNEQYKEKLKVLSSSGKLPDVGMTWAAGFLTPYVDGNLFAPLNDVLEGGLQDKFVSGTTEAYAIDGKTYGLPLELNIAPIFYNKAIFEENGLEVPKTYDEFKNVVKTLADNGVAPIALGNKDRWTGSLWYMYLADRIGGAETLTNAINRSGSFEDPALVKAAEEIQNLVDLGAFNEGYNALSDQEAKSLFMNGQAAMYLIGSWDLPNYTTNEDVPQEFRDSVGFFNFPTVDGQGDPNSWVGGPGVGLFVAENSDVKAEAKDFAKFFVEQWGQQAVTDAGVIPATKVDTSAVDLPQMYIDVLDQLNNATNITLFADVQMSPEVAQVHLDAIQTLFGGEMTPEEFAKVQEEALAAEE, from the coding sequence ATGTTGAAAAAGAAAACAGTTGCGCTTTGGTTTTCAATGTTAGCAGCGGTGTTACTTGTATTAGCAGGTTGTTCCAATGGAGATGAAGAGGGAGCATCTGGTGACAATGGCGGCGACAGCGGCGACAAGAAAACTATTGAATTTATGCACTTATGGCCTGAAGGAAGCTCTAAGGACCACTTTGAAATCGTTAATAAAATTGTAGATCAATATGAATCAGACAACCCAGATGTAAAAGTTGAGTTAGAGATTCTTGGAAATGAGCAATATAAAGAGAAGCTTAAAGTTTTATCTTCTTCTGGTAAACTTCCGGACGTAGGGATGACTTGGGCAGCAGGATTCTTAACTCCTTACGTAGATGGAAACCTTTTTGCTCCATTAAATGATGTATTAGAAGGTGGATTACAAGACAAATTCGTTTCTGGAACTACAGAAGCATATGCGATAGATGGAAAAACATATGGTCTTCCACTTGAGCTTAACATCGCACCAATCTTCTATAACAAAGCAATCTTTGAAGAAAATGGATTAGAAGTACCGAAAACGTACGACGAATTCAAAAATGTAGTAAAAACATTAGCGGATAACGGTGTAGCTCCAATTGCGCTTGGTAACAAAGACCGTTGGACAGGCTCACTATGGTACATGTACTTAGCAGACCGTATCGGTGGTGCTGAAACATTAACAAATGCAATTAATCGTTCTGGTTCTTTTGAAGATCCTGCACTTGTAAAAGCTGCAGAAGAAATTCAAAATCTAGTAGATCTTGGTGCATTTAACGAAGGGTACAACGCGTTATCTGACCAAGAAGCAAAAAGCTTATTCATGAATGGTCAAGCAGCTATGTACCTAATCGGTTCTTGGGATCTTCCGAACTACACAACAAACGAAGATGTACCACAAGAGTTTAGAGATTCTGTAGGATTCTTTAACTTCCCAACTGTAGATGGTCAAGGCGATCCTAATAGCTGGGTTGGCGGACCTGGTGTTGGTCTATTCGTAGCAGAAAATTCTGATGTAAAAGCAGAAGCGAAAGACTTTGCTAAATTCTTTGTAGAGCAGTGGGGTCAGCAAGCTGTAACTGACGCTGGTGTAATTCCGGCTACAAAAGTGGATACTTCAGCTGTAGATCTTCCGCAAATGTACATTGATGTACTGGATCAATTGAACAATGCGACAAACATTACATTGTTTGCGGATGTTCAAATGAGCCCGGAAGTTGCTCAAGTTCACTTAGATGCCATTCAAACTTTATTCGGTGGAGAAATGACTCCTGAAGAATTTGCGAAGGTTCAGGAAGAAGCATTAGCTGCAGAAGAATAA
- a CDS encoding YesL family protein, translated as MNPAGGVLYRILEWITRFAYLHILWFLFTCLGGIILGIFPATITSFAIIRKWLQGNSDLPLFQTFWAFYKKEFLKSNLLGLFIVVVSGIIIFNLIFLQLNISEMLQLSSIPFLVGLVVFLLFVFYIFPAYVHFDVSLWQNMKNAFLIMLISPFHSLMMIICLGSLYFVYDAVPALAFIFGSSTYAFISMWLANDAFQRIAKKQKNS; from the coding sequence ATGAATCCTGCAGGCGGTGTCCTCTATAGAATACTAGAATGGATCACAAGGTTTGCCTATCTACATATATTATGGTTTCTATTTACATGTCTTGGTGGAATTATATTAGGAATCTTTCCTGCAACCATCACAAGCTTCGCCATCATTCGGAAGTGGCTACAAGGAAATAGTGACCTTCCTCTCTTCCAAACGTTTTGGGCCTTCTATAAAAAAGAGTTTTTAAAAAGTAATCTTTTAGGATTATTTATCGTAGTGGTGTCCGGGATCATAATCTTTAATCTCATATTCCTGCAATTAAATATTAGCGAGATGCTTCAGCTTAGTTCGATTCCATTTCTTGTAGGTTTAGTTGTATTTTTACTGTTTGTTTTTTATATTTTCCCAGCTTATGTTCACTTTGACGTATCTCTCTGGCAAAACATGAAAAATGCCTTTCTCATCATGCTCATCAGTCCTTTTCACAGTCTCATGATGATCATATGTTTAGGCTCCCTATACTTTGTGTATGATGCTGTCCCAGCTCTTGCCTTTATATTCGGTAGTAGTACGTATGCATTTATTTCCATGTGGCTCGCCAATGATGCTTTTCAGCGGATTGCTAAAAAGCAGAAGAACTCCTAG
- the xylA gene encoding xylose isomerase encodes MSYFPNIGKINYEGAKSTNPYAFKFYNPEEKIGGKTMEEFLRFGVAYWHTFTADLSDPFGTGSAVRSWDKFSGMDAAKARVEAAFEFFEKLGVPYFCFHDVDIAPEGDSLKETYQNLDTIVAMIKDYMKDSKTKLLWNTANNFTNPRFLHGAASSNNADVFAYSAAKVKKGLEIGKELGAENYVFWGGREGYETLLNTDMKLEMDNLGRFFHMAVDYAKEIGFDAQFLIEPKPKEPTTHQYDFDVATGYAFLQHYGLQDHFKFNIEANHATLAGHTFEHELRYARVNGMLGSVDANQGDPLLGWDTDEFPTDLYSTTLAMYEIIKNGGLGRGGLNFDAKARRGSFEPEDLFHAHIAGMDAFAIGYKVAQKLIDDKVLDGVIENRYRSYTEGVGKDIVEGKTDFRKLEEHALSLNEIKHESGRLEHIKATLNQYLLRAYAE; translated from the coding sequence ATGAGTTATTTCCCTAACATTGGCAAAATTAACTATGAAGGTGCCAAATCAACGAATCCATACGCATTTAAATTTTACAACCCAGAAGAAAAAATCGGTGGCAAAACGATGGAGGAATTCCTTCGTTTCGGTGTAGCCTACTGGCATACATTTACTGCGGACCTTTCTGATCCATTTGGTACAGGCTCTGCCGTGCGCTCATGGGATAAATTCTCTGGAATGGACGCTGCAAAAGCACGTGTTGAAGCAGCATTTGAATTTTTTGAAAAACTTGGTGTTCCTTACTTCTGTTTCCATGATGTAGATATTGCACCAGAAGGAGATAGCTTAAAGGAAACCTATCAAAATCTAGACACTATTGTTGCGATGATTAAAGATTACATGAAAGATAGTAAAACAAAGTTACTTTGGAATACAGCAAATAACTTTACGAATCCACGCTTTTTGCATGGTGCAGCATCTTCTAACAATGCGGATGTGTTTGCATACTCTGCTGCAAAAGTGAAAAAAGGCTTAGAAATTGGGAAAGAACTAGGTGCTGAAAACTATGTATTCTGGGGTGGTCGTGAAGGATACGAAACCCTTCTAAATACAGACATGAAATTAGAAATGGATAATTTAGGTCGATTCTTCCACATGGCTGTTGATTATGCAAAAGAAATCGGATTTGATGCTCAATTCCTTATCGAACCGAAACCGAAAGAACCGACGACACACCAATATGACTTTGATGTAGCAACAGGCTATGCATTCCTACAGCACTACGGGTTACAAGATCATTTTAAATTTAATATCGAGGCAAACCACGCAACTTTAGCGGGTCATACATTTGAGCATGAGCTTCGTTATGCACGTGTAAACGGCATGCTTGGTTCGGTTGATGCGAACCAAGGTGATCCATTACTTGGATGGGATACAGATGAGTTCCCAACAGACCTTTACTCCACCACGCTAGCGATGTATGAAATCATTAAAAATGGTGGATTAGGGCGCGGTGGTCTAAACTTTGATGCGAAAGCACGAAGAGGATCCTTCGAGCCAGAAGATCTTTTCCATGCACACATTGCCGGAATGGATGCTTTTGCAATAGGATATAAAGTCGCTCAAAAGCTAATCGATGATAAAGTATTAGACGGTGTCATTGAAAACCGTTATCGAAGCTATACGGAAGGTGTTGGAAAAGACATCGTAGAAGGTAAAACAGACTTCCGTAAGCTGGAAGAACATGCGCTAAGTCTTAACGAAATCAAACACGAGTCTGGACGACTTGAGCACATAAAAGCGACACTTAACCAGTATTTACTTCGTGCTTATGCAGAATAA
- a CDS encoding CPBP family intramembrane glutamic endopeptidase produces the protein MISNSRTKKYCSRIIANVQLKNLNHYLTVFKSFFLLFLYLLFLNALIISFHLEPDVKVELLEPKTNSFISYVLGTVFLSPIWEEFLFRGMIYSKLTEVFSKKSSILLSATLFMCIHPISLINSPYIFLVGIVTSYTYSKTNNILVPIFIHSINNFLTIFLAF, from the coding sequence GTGATTTCTAATAGTCGTACCAAAAAGTATTGTTCTCGTATCATCGCTAATGTTCAGCTTAAAAATCTAAACCATTATTTAACGGTTTTTAAATCATTCTTCCTTTTGTTTCTCTATTTATTATTCTTAAACGCATTAATTATCTCGTTTCATCTTGAACCCGATGTTAAAGTAGAGCTGCTAGAACCAAAAACTAATTCATTTATTAGCTATGTACTTGGTACTGTTTTTTTGAGTCCAATTTGGGAAGAATTTTTATTTAGAGGAATGATCTATTCGAAGCTAACGGAGGTTTTTTCAAAAAAAAGTAGTATTTTACTTAGTGCTACACTTTTTATGTGTATTCATCCTATTTCTTTGATAAATTCGCCGTATATCTTTTTGGTGGGTATTGTTACCTCATATACATATTCCAAAACGAATAACATCCTAGTTCCAATATTCATACACTCCATAAATAATTTCCTAACCATATTTTTAGCCTTTTAA